One region of Leptospira fainei serovar Hurstbridge str. BUT 6 genomic DNA includes:
- a CDS encoding tetratricopeptide repeat protein, which yields MINRFLGFFLLLGLLLAVFSVFTRTTENQVDALSTSSSARSEDTFQFSELLRTIWGDLTSKSPEPSDSNLTDPSEEPTDIFKAGFDAYEQKDYEKSIREYDRYLEKIPSDTSALYNRGLAKYSLGRFSEAEIDFDTALKIQPDNFDILLYRGYCKSELEKRDEAFKDIDRAIKLGAKYAEAYVNRAILYNLSEQPTAALKDAKEAVRLDAQSSRANFQIGYAYYGLKKYNDSINAYSKAILLNPKDGGQSYYNRGLCYLAVRKKTNACDDFKLSLEGGYATANEMIQEYCK from the coding sequence ATGATCAATCGCTTCCTTGGTTTTTTTCTTCTCCTCGGCTTACTTTTAGCGGTTTTCTCCGTTTTTACTCGTACTACGGAAAATCAGGTGGATGCCCTAAGTACGTCGTCATCTGCGCGTTCGGAGGATACGTTTCAATTCTCGGAATTGCTTCGAACGATTTGGGGAGATCTAACTTCTAAAAGCCCCGAACCGTCGGATTCTAATTTAACCGATCCGTCCGAAGAACCGACCGATATTTTCAAAGCCGGTTTTGACGCATACGAACAGAAAGATTATGAAAAGTCGATTCGGGAATATGATCGCTATCTTGAAAAGATTCCCTCGGATACGTCCGCACTTTATAATAGAGGATTAGCAAAATATAGCCTCGGTAGGTTTTCCGAAGCTGAAATTGACTTCGATACCGCTCTCAAAATTCAACCGGACAATTTCGATATACTTTTGTATCGGGGATATTGCAAAAGCGAATTAGAAAAGAGAGACGAGGCTTTTAAGGATATCGATCGTGCCATTAAGCTTGGGGCGAAATATGCGGAAGCTTATGTGAATCGCGCCATCTTGTACAATCTTTCCGAGCAACCGACTGCGGCTTTGAAGGATGCAAAGGAAGCGGTGCGACTCGATGCACAAAGTTCTCGCGCAAACTTCCAGATCGGCTACGCATATTACGGCCTGAAGAAATACAATGATTCCATTAATGCCTATTCAAAGGCCATTCTTTTAAATCCGAAAGACGGAGGCCAGTCGTACTATAATCGAGGACTATGTTATCTGGCCGTTCGCAAAAAGACGAATGCATGCGATGATTTCAAGCTTTCCCTCGAGGGTGGATATGCCACCGCAAATGAGATGATTCAGGAATATTGCAAGTGA
- the sufB gene encoding Fe-S cluster assembly protein SufB — protein MAQTLETLGLDEEKYYRADNFPKGLTRKVVESISHIKNEPTWLTEFRLEAFRIYQSKPMPTWGFFPNFHVDIDEYVHYIGANHKKKKSWDEVDPEVLKSFERLGIPEHERKYLAGIEAMEDSETVYANVKKELTELGIIFCDIDTAIREYPEIVRKHIGTVVSIGDNKFSALNSCVFSGGSFAYIPKGVKTPMPLQAYFKVTAASSGQYERTLLIAEEGAELEYSEGCSSVQDKGTNFHTAVVELVAHNKAKIFYTTIQNWKKNMYNWTVKRGICHESAHITWTDVNIGANTVKYPGIILQGDNSTGDILSLAFAGSGQIQDTGARIIHVGKNTRSNILAKGVSLDGGTNSYRGLVKFASGSSNAYSHVKCDGLMMDDRSQSHAYPYNDVSGQNGTLNYEATVSRIDEDQLFYLQSRGLSEDDAKLLVINGFCEGVTKHLNVEYSVEMTRLIRMILEDGKVIAEHSDSVVT, from the coding sequence ATGGCACAAACACTGGAAACCCTTGGTCTAGATGAAGAAAAATATTATCGAGCCGATAATTTTCCCAAAGGTCTGACCCGTAAAGTCGTCGAGTCGATCTCTCACATAAAAAATGAGCCTACTTGGTTAACGGAATTTAGGCTGGAAGCTTTCCGGATATACCAAAGTAAACCGATGCCCACTTGGGGTTTTTTCCCTAATTTTCACGTGGATATCGATGAATACGTTCATTATATAGGCGCCAATCATAAGAAAAAAAAATCCTGGGACGAAGTCGATCCAGAGGTCCTAAAAAGTTTTGAACGTTTAGGTATACCTGAGCACGAGAGAAAGTATCTAGCCGGGATCGAAGCTATGGAAGATTCCGAAACCGTTTATGCGAACGTTAAGAAAGAACTTACCGAACTAGGAATCATTTTTTGCGATATCGATACCGCTATCCGCGAATATCCGGAAATCGTGCGTAAACATATAGGAACCGTAGTCTCCATCGGAGATAATAAGTTTTCGGCATTGAACTCCTGCGTTTTTTCCGGAGGATCCTTCGCTTATATTCCAAAAGGAGTTAAGACTCCTATGCCGCTTCAGGCGTATTTTAAAGTCACTGCGGCTTCTTCCGGTCAATACGAACGTACTCTCCTCATTGCGGAAGAAGGCGCCGAGTTGGAATATTCGGAAGGCTGTTCTTCCGTGCAGGATAAAGGAACGAATTTTCATACTGCTGTTGTGGAGTTGGTCGCACATAATAAAGCGAAGATATTCTATACAACGATTCAGAATTGGAAAAAGAATATGTATAACTGGACGGTGAAGCGGGGAATTTGTCATGAATCCGCGCATATCACTTGGACGGACGTCAATATCGGGGCCAATACTGTTAAATATCCCGGAATTATTCTTCAAGGAGATAATTCAACCGGAGATATACTATCTCTTGCATTTGCCGGATCAGGTCAGATTCAGGATACAGGAGCCCGTATAATTCACGTAGGTAAGAATACGCGAAGCAATATTTTAGCGAAAGGAGTTTCTCTGGACGGAGGTACGAACTCTTATCGCGGCCTAGTGAAATTCGCATCAGGTTCTTCTAATGCGTATAGTCACGTAAAATGCGACGGACTGATGATGGATGATCGTTCTCAGTCTCATGCATATCCGTACAACGATGTTAGCGGACAGAACGGCACATTGAATTATGAAGCGACGGTGTCTAGAATCGACGAAGATCAGCTGTTCTATTTACAATCAAGAGGATTGTCGGAGGACGACGCTAAGTTGCTAGTCATTAACGGATTTTGCGAAGGCGTTACTAAACACTTGAATGTCGAGTATTCCGTCGAAATGACTAGACTGATTCGCATGATTTTAGAGGACGGTAAGGTAATCGCCGAGCATAGCGACTCTGTCGTAACCTAA
- a CDS encoding peroxiredoxin, which produces MPQVTSLAPDFKAEAVIGQQIKEIKLSEYKGKWVVLFFWPLDFTFVCPTEIIEYDAKLDEFRKLGAEVLGVSVDSAFTHLAWKNTARKQGGLGEIRYPLVADITKSIARDYGVLTEGGVALRGTFVIDPKGVIRQSTINDLPVGRNIDEAIRLVKAFQFVEKHGEVCPANWDEGKKTMKADPEKSKEYFSSVN; this is translated from the coding sequence ATGCCTCAAGTAACCTCACTTGCACCGGACTTTAAAGCCGAGGCCGTAATCGGCCAACAGATTAAGGAAATCAAACTTTCCGAATATAAAGGGAAATGGGTCGTACTATTTTTCTGGCCGTTAGATTTCACTTTTGTATGCCCTACGGAAATCATCGAATACGATGCGAAATTGGATGAGTTCAGGAAGCTAGGCGCCGAAGTTTTAGGCGTTTCCGTTGATAGCGCTTTTACTCATCTTGCCTGGAAAAACACTGCTCGGAAGCAAGGCGGACTCGGTGAAATTCGTTACCCGTTGGTCGCGGATATCACTAAATCCATCGCTCGTGATTACGGCGTTCTAACCGAAGGGGGAGTCGCACTCCGTGGAACCTTCGTAATCGACCCGAAAGGCGTAATTCGCCAATCCACAATCAATGATCTTCCGGTTGGACGCAATATCGACGAAGCAATTCGTTTAGTGAAAGCTTTCCAATTCGTGGAAAAACATGGGGAAGTTTGTCCTGCAAACTGGGATGAAGGTAAAAAAACCATGAAAGCGGATCCGGAAAAATCCAAAGAATATTTCTCCTCGGTCAACTAA
- a CDS encoding PaaI family thioesterase: protein MKSTVRENLSFGSSPDNPDGLQLKITFDEDTKTAYGDYTVPEKFQGSPDVIHPGIIATILDEIMAKINEAMNFKTTTGELTIRFLQPAQINQPLHLRGWFVKKNKKVIENRAEIENEIGKIVARGKGKYIELDS, encoded by the coding sequence ATGAAATCAACGGTTCGGGAAAACCTGAGTTTCGGGTCGAGCCCTGACAACCCGGATGGTCTTCAACTCAAGATCACCTTTGATGAGGACACAAAAACCGCTTATGGCGATTATACTGTCCCAGAAAAGTTTCAAGGCTCCCCGGATGTCATTCATCCCGGAATCATAGCTACCATATTGGACGAAATTATGGCTAAGATTAACGAAGCCATGAATTTTAAAACTACGACCGGCGAATTAACGATTCGTTTTCTTCAACCGGCGCAAATAAATCAACCCCTGCATCTACGCGGTTGGTTTGTAAAGAAGAACAAGAAGGTAATCGAAAACCGGGCCGAAATCGAGAATGAAATCGGCAAGATTGTTGCCCGAGGCAAGGGCAAGTATATCGAGCTCGATTCCTGA
- a CDS encoding sulfurtransferase, with product MKIKIFLLLLFVFSQTTYAVASKEKKQIGKSWFLNAADALSLEKQGATMIDAREGFKFKSYFPSISLKWKEISRKDSPLRGYLLPESEAIEILQRKGIQKDRVILVFADPISGWGEEGRIVWSLRTLGFSNTYIIDGRIRALIKARESKKVSDSKIEIFAINSTRQTTDWSADANFVKSHLSDRKFIFVDSREEREFEGGTPYGESHGGHLPGARSLYYKNLLNSDGYLLSETELRRKFSSVGIESGKTVVTYCTGGIRSAWLVAVLISFGYDAKNYAGSMWEWSSLDPDRFPLVKGSN from the coding sequence ATGAAGATCAAAATCTTCTTACTGCTACTCTTCGTATTTTCTCAGACCACATATGCCGTAGCTTCCAAGGAAAAGAAGCAGATCGGCAAAAGCTGGTTTCTGAACGCCGCAGACGCCCTTTCGCTCGAAAAACAAGGAGCAACTATGATAGATGCAAGGGAGGGTTTTAAATTTAAGTCCTATTTCCCGAGCATCTCTCTAAAGTGGAAAGAAATTTCCAGGAAAGATTCTCCTTTACGCGGCTATTTATTACCCGAATCCGAAGCGATCGAAATTTTGCAAAGGAAAGGGATTCAAAAGGACAGAGTCATCCTCGTTTTCGCCGATCCGATCTCAGGTTGGGGAGAAGAAGGAAGAATAGTCTGGTCCCTTCGTACATTAGGTTTTTCAAATACTTATATCATAGACGGCAGAATTCGAGCGCTTATAAAAGCTCGCGAATCTAAAAAGGTAAGCGATTCTAAAATCGAAATTTTTGCAATAAATTCCACCCGACAAACAACCGACTGGTCAGCCGATGCAAACTTCGTGAAATCGCATTTGTCGGATAGAAAATTCATATTCGTAGATTCCAGGGAAGAACGCGAGTTTGAAGGCGGGACGCCCTACGGAGAATCGCATGGAGGGCATTTACCTGGAGCTCGATCGTTATATTATAAAAATCTATTGAACTCGGACGGATATCTTCTCTCCGAGACCGAACTCAGACGGAAATTCTCTTCGGTGGGCATCGAATCCGGAAAAACCGTCGTGACGTATTGTACGGGTGGAATTCGCTCAGCATGGCTCGTAGCGGTGTTAATCTCGTTCGGATACGACGCCAAAAACTATGCCGGATCCATGTGGGAATGGTCGTCGTTAGATCCCGATCGATTCCCCTTGGTCAAAGGATCGAATTAA
- a CDS encoding multiheme c-type cytochrome: MAKFKFWGGLIFLCLTFSVGLLSYIIYSGNRKVSVEAALGNHPWVKPIPYLPPLEGVGEVRAENCGKCHTEIYREWKTSTHANAFTDLQFQSELSKSSSPSWICLNCHIPVSNQRETIVNFLSDGDYRRPIEEANPNFDAKMKSEGVTCATCHIRSDDKGNSYVLGATGGTSPPHPVRIERDLLRNRCLDCHNVSYTLDDQLVCAFNTGNESDDPGNSYGKKTCGTCHMPEIERKFVKSNLGSPKRASHKHAFIGGGVPKRFELYAAQVTHGYESGLKIDPIKWKIAKNSIKTTLEFSNFRSSHYIPSGDPERFLKLIISVQNDSGIEIQRKEAKIGQEWEWYPKAKLISDNRIRPGETRTWHETLRPETKGILVLEIFHVRLKESNAAHMRMIADKASKEYADKIRNIEKFYPFSTLVHKEEVDLTTGKSRIFSKKDLFKISAGRKGE; encoded by the coding sequence ATGGCGAAATTTAAATTTTGGGGAGGTCTTATCTTCCTATGCTTGACGTTCTCCGTAGGACTTCTCTCCTACATTATTTATTCCGGAAATCGGAAGGTTTCGGTAGAAGCCGCTTTAGGAAATCATCCCTGGGTAAAACCGATTCCATATCTTCCGCCATTGGAAGGGGTCGGCGAAGTCCGTGCCGAAAATTGCGGGAAATGTCATACGGAAATATATCGTGAATGGAAGACTTCTACTCACGCAAATGCTTTTACCGACCTTCAATTCCAATCGGAGCTTTCCAAATCCTCTTCCCCGAGTTGGATTTGTCTTAACTGTCATATTCCGGTCTCGAATCAGCGAGAAACGATCGTGAACTTTTTATCCGATGGGGATTATCGCCGTCCAATAGAAGAGGCAAATCCGAATTTTGACGCAAAAATGAAATCGGAAGGCGTTACTTGCGCAACATGTCATATTCGATCTGATGACAAGGGGAATTCCTACGTGCTTGGCGCAACCGGAGGAACAAGCCCGCCGCATCCTGTTCGAATCGAACGGGATCTTTTAAGAAATCGATGTTTAGACTGTCATAATGTATCCTATACGCTGGACGACCAACTCGTCTGCGCATTTAATACGGGAAACGAATCCGACGATCCGGGAAACTCCTACGGCAAGAAAACTTGCGGAACCTGTCATATGCCCGAAATCGAGAGAAAATTCGTAAAATCGAATTTAGGAAGCCCAAAACGAGCTTCACACAAGCATGCGTTTATCGGTGGAGGAGTTCCGAAACGATTCGAACTTTACGCCGCTCAAGTCACCCACGGATACGAATCCGGACTAAAAATAGACCCGATAAAATGGAAGATAGCGAAAAACAGCATTAAAACTACGTTAGAATTTTCTAATTTTCGATCCTCTCATTATATCCCCTCCGGAGACCCTGAACGATTTTTGAAATTAATAATCTCGGTTCAGAATGATTCCGGAATCGAGATACAACGAAAGGAAGCAAAAATCGGCCAGGAATGGGAATGGTACCCGAAAGCAAAGCTGATATCCGACAACCGAATACGTCCGGGCGAAACTCGAACTTGGCACGAAACATTACGACCCGAGACAAAAGGAATATTGGTTCTAGAAATTTTTCATGTACGGTTAAAAGAATCAAACGCGGCCCATATGAGAATGATAGCAGACAAAGCTTCGAAGGAATACGCGGACAAAATCCGCAATATCGAAAAATTTTATCCTTTCTCGACTCTCGTTCACAAGGAAGAGGTGGATCTGACGACCGGAAAGAGTCGTATCTTTTCCAAGAAAGATCTCTTTAAAATTTCCGCAGGGAGAAAAGGAGAGTGA
- a CDS encoding glycosyltransferase family 2 protein yields the protein MNEQQIRHHLWKRAYFIIPALNEEESLPGVLIELKNLGIEPSHILVIDNGSIDGTAKVAAEQKVFVVREPNKGYGIACLTGISFLKLLNESPEFLVFIDGDGSDDLNDLFSLFQPFVMDARTDFVLGTRTQGGAEKGSLSFLQKFGNALSCFLLKVFYGVEFTDLGPFRVLRWNSFLALEQKDKTWGWNLEMQIKAVQKGFHIAEVPVRYERRKGGESKISGTLIGSLRAGAKILWIFFYLTFLASGRRSKESTIIRIPKTVRKIYGKQGSAKIL from the coding sequence GTGAACGAGCAACAAATCCGACATCATCTTTGGAAAAGGGCGTATTTTATTATTCCCGCGTTAAACGAAGAAGAAAGTCTGCCGGGGGTATTGATCGAGCTAAAAAATCTCGGAATCGAACCTTCTCATATACTGGTAATCGATAACGGCTCCATCGACGGAACTGCTAAAGTTGCGGCCGAACAAAAAGTTTTCGTCGTAAGAGAACCGAATAAAGGTTATGGAATCGCTTGCTTGACTGGAATCTCCTTTTTGAAACTGCTGAATGAATCTCCCGAGTTTTTAGTCTTCATCGATGGCGATGGATCGGACGATTTAAACGATCTTTTTTCACTATTCCAACCTTTCGTAATGGATGCTCGGACGGATTTCGTATTGGGCACCAGGACTCAAGGCGGTGCGGAAAAGGGATCTCTTTCGTTTTTGCAAAAATTCGGCAACGCCCTATCCTGCTTTCTGCTCAAAGTCTTTTACGGAGTAGAATTCACCGATTTAGGTCCGTTTAGAGTACTACGCTGGAATTCTTTTTTAGCGTTGGAACAGAAAGATAAGACATGGGGCTGGAATCTTGAAATGCAAATCAAAGCGGTTCAAAAAGGGTTTCATATTGCGGAAGTTCCGGTTCGCTACGAACGACGAAAAGGAGGTGAATCGAAAATCAGCGGGACACTGATCGGCAGTCTGCGTGCAGGGGCAAAAATTCTTTGGATATTTTTCTATTTAACGTTTTTAGCAAGTGGCAGGCGTTCTAAGGAATCGACGATCATTCGCATTCCTAAAACTGTCCGCAAAATTTACGGCAAGCAAGGTTCAGCCAAAATTCTCTAA
- a CDS encoding EAL domain-containing response regulator — translation MNNLKAKKLLILDDEEEITKILGEIAEDCGFNVSLTYDAPDFLNKLDDSFDCIILDLMIPGMDGVDVIRALSEKEVDPDVVLISGADRRTLHSAQTLAGEYGLRIHSVMEKPIRIADMRSLLLDLFGKSDRVPRSKKSIVGKSRHSFNSEELYHAVQSDQFVLHYQPKIDLKTGKVEGFESLVRWSHPEYGLLYPDSFLPNMEKEAKILNLMTDKIIDVALAECAKWKSMGKELRMAVNVSPVTLTELDFPERIYSKVKESGISQSNFQMEVTETSFLENIRFTQDILTRLRIRGIGLSIDDFGTGYSSLKQLHRFPFTELKIDKSFVMDSPQDRESLFICQASIDLGHKLGMTVVAEGIETPEVEKLMKDAGCDIGQGYYYSRPIPPERIPELLENFG, via the coding sequence ATGAATAACCTCAAAGCTAAAAAACTTCTCATTCTTGATGATGAGGAGGAGATTACGAAGATTTTGGGCGAAATCGCGGAAGATTGCGGGTTTAACGTTTCGCTTACTTATGATGCGCCCGACTTTCTTAACAAGCTCGACGATTCGTTTGATTGTATTATTCTCGATTTGATGATTCCCGGAATGGACGGCGTGGACGTGATTCGCGCGTTGTCTGAAAAAGAAGTCGATCCGGATGTTGTTTTAATTTCCGGAGCGGATCGTCGGACTTTGCATAGCGCTCAAACGTTGGCGGGCGAATACGGATTGCGCATTCATTCGGTTATGGAAAAGCCGATTCGCATAGCCGATATGCGATCTTTGCTTCTGGATTTATTCGGGAAATCTGATAGAGTTCCACGCTCAAAAAAGTCTATCGTTGGAAAATCCAGGCATTCCTTTAATTCGGAGGAACTCTACCATGCGGTACAGTCCGATCAATTTGTATTGCATTATCAACCTAAAATCGACCTAAAGACCGGCAAAGTCGAAGGCTTTGAGTCGCTCGTGCGTTGGAGTCATCCGGAATACGGATTACTCTATCCGGATTCTTTTCTACCCAACATGGAAAAGGAAGCAAAAATACTAAACTTAATGACCGACAAGATAATAGATGTCGCTTTGGCGGAATGCGCCAAATGGAAGTCTATGGGAAAGGAACTACGAATGGCGGTTAACGTTTCTCCTGTAACATTGACTGAGTTGGATTTTCCGGAAAGGATTTATTCAAAAGTAAAAGAGAGCGGAATATCCCAAAGTAACTTTCAAATGGAAGTGACCGAAACAAGCTTCTTGGAAAACATTCGATTCACTCAGGATATCTTAACTCGTCTCAGGATTCGGGGAATCGGTTTGTCCATCGACGATTTTGGAACCGGCTATTCTTCCTTAAAACAATTACATAGATTCCCGTTTACTGAGTTGAAAATCGATAAATCTTTCGTAATGGATTCTCCGCAAGATAGGGAGTCTTTGTTTATCTGTCAGGCTTCTATCGATCTGGGGCATAAGCTTGGAATGACTGTGGTAGCGGAAGGGATAGAAACTCCCGAAGTCGAGAAATTGATGAAAGATGCCGGTTGCGATATCGGACAAGGATATTATTATTCCAGGCCGATTCCTCCGGAACGCATTCCCGAATTGTTAGAGAATTTTGGCTGA